The Desulfobotulus mexicanus genome window below encodes:
- a CDS encoding endonuclease Q family protein — translation MRYIADLHIHSKFSMATASSLDLEHLYISAQYKGISLVATGDCTHPGWFVELESKLLPAEAGFYKLRPEISGKLDVLVPSVCRREVRFILSSEISCIYKKDGKVRKNHNLVYFPDLESVKKFNLRLGRIGNIVSDGRPILGLDSRYLLEMVLETHEHAFLIPAHIWTPWFSLLGSKSGFDSVEACFEDLTPHIFAVETGLSSDPPMNRRVSFLDNLTLVSNSDAHSPGNLGREANILDTEFDYMGLYHALKNQNSKSFLGTYEFYPEEGKYHLDGHRKCGVRLTPEESMKLGGLCPVCGKALTLGVLYRVCELSDRNHPEEKRKIPFHSLVPLKNILSEILGVGPNTKKTGKSYEQIINGLGPEFSVLWEMEIDNINTLGIPILGEAILRVRENRITIEGGYDGDYGKVEIFSKEEKKELSI, via the coding sequence ATGAGATATATAGCGGATCTGCACATCCATTCAAAGTTTTCCATGGCAACGGCTTCTTCGCTGGATCTGGAGCATTTGTATATTTCAGCCCAGTATAAGGGGATTTCCCTTGTGGCAACGGGTGACTGTACCCATCCCGGATGGTTTGTGGAGCTAGAAAGTAAGCTTTTGCCTGCAGAAGCAGGATTTTATAAGCTTCGTCCGGAAATTTCTGGGAAACTGGATGTTCTGGTTCCTTCTGTCTGCAGACGTGAGGTCCGCTTTATTCTTTCCTCTGAAATAAGCTGTATTTATAAAAAAGATGGCAAAGTCCGTAAAAACCATAACCTTGTCTATTTTCCGGATCTTGAAAGTGTAAAAAAGTTCAATCTGCGTTTAGGTCGCATAGGAAATATTGTTTCCGACGGAAGACCTATTCTGGGGCTGGACAGCCGGTATCTCCTTGAGATGGTTCTTGAAACCCATGAACATGCCTTCCTGATCCCTGCCCATATCTGGACACCATGGTTTTCACTTCTGGGGTCAAAATCTGGTTTTGACAGCGTGGAGGCCTGTTTTGAGGATCTTACGCCCCATATTTTTGCTGTGGAAACGGGCTTGTCATCGGATCCTCCTATGAACAGGCGCGTTTCCTTCCTTGATAATCTGACCCTTGTTTCCAATTCAGATGCCCATTCTCCCGGAAATCTAGGAAGGGAAGCCAATATTCTTGATACGGAATTTGATTATATGGGCTTGTACCATGCCCTTAAAAATCAGAATTCCAAGAGTTTTCTTGGGACCTATGAGTTTTATCCTGAAGAGGGGAAATATCATCTGGATGGACATAGAAAATGCGGTGTACGACTGACACCTGAAGAATCCATGAAGCTTGGGGGGCTTTGTCCTGTATGTGGAAAAGCTCTTACCCTTGGAGTTTTATACAGGGTTTGTGAACTATCTGACCGTAATCATCCTGAAGAAAAAAGAAAAATACCTTTCCACAGCCTGGTACCCTTAAAGAATATCCTCTCTGAAATTCTGGGAGTTGGACCCAATACTAAAAAAACAGGAAAAAGTTATGAACAGATTATAAACGGCCTGGGCCCGGAATTTTCCGTTCTGTGGGAAATGGAAATAGATAATATTAATACGTTGGGGATTCCCATTCTTGGGGAGGCAATCCTGCGGGTCAGGGAAAATCGTATAACTATTGAAGGAGGATATGACGGCGACTATGGAAAGGTTGAAATTTTTTCAAAGGAGGAAAAAAAAGAACTGTCTATTTAG
- a CDS encoding lytic transglycosylase domain-containing protein, translating into MHVDENGIVRFTNTPTSSSYKFFMSERGEKKGSEIGKLTFYDENIRVAANYHGVDPFLVKAVVRAESSFNPKALSPKGAKGLMQLMPATIKDLGVRDPFNPRENIMAGTRYLRMMLDMFEGDVELALAAYNAGPSNVKRYGGVPPFSETVNYIKRVLQFREEYIN; encoded by the coding sequence ATGCATGTGGACGAAAATGGTATTGTTCGTTTTACCAATACACCAACATCATCCAGCTATAAATTTTTTATGAGTGAGAGAGGTGAGAAAAAAGGGAGTGAAATTGGAAAGCTGACTTTTTATGATGAAAATATCCGGGTGGCGGCAAATTATCATGGGGTGGATCCGTTTCTGGTTAAGGCGGTCGTCCGGGCAGAATCATCATTTAACCCGAAAGCCCTTTCACCTAAAGGCGCCAAAGGGCTTATGCAGCTGATGCCTGCTACCATCAAGGATCTTGGTGTAAGAGATCCCTTTAATCCAAGGGAAAACATTATGGCAGGAACCCGTTATCTGCGAATGATGCTGGATATGTTTGAAGGTGATGTGGAGCTTGCCCTTGCCGCTTATAATGCAGGTCCATCCAATGTCAAAAGATATGGTGGTGTACCGCCTTTTTCTGAAACTGTGAATTATATAAAAAGGGTTTTACAATTTCGTGAAGAATACATAAATTGA
- a CDS encoding branched-chain amino acid aminotransferase, translating into MNISFTASSNLKKKPEDHELSFGTQFTDHMLLMDYNPEKGWHDLRIVPYDNFSLPPSTTVFHYGQAIFEGLKAYKRKDNKIQLFRAKDNFERFNRSARRMCIPEIDNDSILEALKELIRIEEDWVPSSRGTSLYIRPTIIATDPFLGIRASHNYRFFTILSPVGAYYPEGFNPVKIWVTSDYVRAVPGGVGEAKTAGNYAASLYASEKAQKEGYTQVLWLDGKEHRYIEEVGSMNIFFVINNAIVTPELNGSILSGVTRNTVIQVARKKGLSVSEKRISIDDICKAHENGELSEAFGSGTAAVISPVGTIRYKDQVLTIKNGVAGPISTMLFDEITGIQYGEKEDSFQWTEII; encoded by the coding sequence ATGAATATTTCTTTTACCGCCAGCAGTAATCTTAAAAAAAAACCAGAAGACCATGAGCTCAGTTTCGGTACTCAGTTTACAGATCACATGCTTCTGATGGATTACAACCCAGAAAAAGGCTGGCATGATCTGCGCATTGTTCCCTATGATAATTTTTCACTTCCACCATCCACAACGGTTTTTCATTACGGACAGGCAATTTTTGAAGGCCTTAAAGCCTACAAACGCAAGGATAATAAAATCCAGCTGTTCCGTGCAAAGGACAACTTCGAACGATTCAATCGTTCAGCCAGACGCATGTGTATCCCAGAAATAGATAATGATTCTATCCTTGAAGCCCTGAAAGAACTTATCCGCATAGAAGAAGACTGGGTTCCTTCCAGTCGGGGTACCTCTCTTTACATCCGCCCCACCATTATTGCAACCGATCCCTTCCTCGGAATACGTGCTTCCCATAACTATCGTTTTTTTACCATCCTGTCTCCTGTGGGAGCTTACTACCCAGAAGGTTTTAATCCTGTAAAAATATGGGTCACCAGTGATTATGTCCGTGCCGTGCCCGGTGGCGTAGGTGAAGCAAAAACTGCTGGTAATTATGCAGCCAGTCTTTATGCCTCAGAAAAAGCCCAGAAGGAAGGTTACACTCAGGTTTTATGGCTGGATGGGAAAGAACACCGTTACATAGAAGAGGTTGGGTCCATGAACATCTTCTTTGTAATAAACAACGCCATTGTTACACCAGAACTCAATGGCAGCATTCTTTCCGGTGTCACCCGCAATACCGTCATTCAGGTAGCCAGAAAAAAAGGATTGTCTGTTTCTGAAAAACGGATTTCCATTGATGATATATGTAAGGCCCATGAAAATGGAGAATTAAGTGAAGCTTTTGGCTCAGGAACAGCCGCTGTTATTTCTCCTGTGGGTACCATTCGCTATAAAGATCAGGTTCTCACCATAAAAAATGGGGTTGCCGGTCCCATATCAACCATGCTTTTTGATGAAATTACAGGCATTCAATATGGTGAAAAGGAAGATTCTTTCCAATGGACTGAAATCATATAA
- a CDS encoding YkgJ family cysteine cluster protein: MSDQEYVNEAVPVQLTRSSRFCFDCHPGVPCFTDCCRKINIMLTPYDIIRIKNRMGIPSDEFLAVYTEPQILEKTGLPVPVMRLLDDEKQSCPFVRDGEGCIIYADRPSACRYYPIGMATRSHMEDVVEGTQDDFFFMINEERCKGHQENKEWSIAEWRMDQGVDLQDRINEGWTDLIVRKKSFGFTMDMTEKSRKLFFMVCYNIDGFKRFVFESDFLKMHNISDEIIKKISEDEITLLQFGFDWLQAILFKRDPEGRFSVKDEFAGARKK; encoded by the coding sequence ATGAGTGATCAGGAGTATGTTAACGAGGCTGTTCCCGTCCAGTTAACCAGATCAAGCCGTTTTTGTTTTGACTGCCATCCCGGTGTTCCATGCTTTACGGATTGCTGCCGAAAAATTAATATCATGCTTACTCCCTATGATATTATCCGAATCAAAAATCGTATGGGAATTCCTTCAGATGAATTTCTGGCTGTTTATACGGAACCTCAGATTCTTGAAAAAACAGGATTGCCCGTACCGGTAATGCGTCTTCTGGATGATGAAAAACAGTCCTGTCCCTTTGTCCGGGATGGTGAAGGGTGCATTATTTATGCAGACCGCCCAAGTGCCTGTCGTTATTATCCCATAGGCATGGCTACAAGAAGTCACATGGAAGATGTGGTTGAGGGTACACAGGATGATTTTTTCTTTATGATCAATGAAGAACGCTGTAAGGGGCATCAGGAGAACAAAGAATGGTCAATAGCAGAATGGCGCATGGATCAGGGGGTTGATCTTCAGGACAGAATAAATGAGGGATGGACGGATCTGATTGTAAGGAAGAAAAGTTTTGGTTTTACCATGGATATGACGGAAAAGAGCAGAAAACTGTTTTTCATGGTCTGTTATAATATTGACGGTTTCAAAAGATTTGTATTTGAGTCGGATTTTTTAAAAATGCATAATATTTCCGATGAAATTATTAAAAAAATAAGTGAAGATGAAATTACATTGTTACAGTTTGGTTTTGACTGGCTTCAGGCTATTCTTTTCAAGCGGGATCCGGAAGGACGTTTTTCCGTAAAGGATGAGTTTGCCGGAGCAAGAAAAAAATAA
- the dapA gene encoding 4-hydroxy-tetrahydrodipicolinate synthase, with product MRTGCYTALVTPMTNNTVDYKGLEALVDFQLQSGVTGILAVGTTGESPTLNWEEHNTVIKTVASKCKDKALCIAGAGSNNTAESMNAAIHAADCGVDAILLVDPYYNGPSSLEIRREYIAPVAKAVPDIDIIPYIIPGRTGAQMFPEDLAVLHQQYKNIRCVKEATGDLDNMRRTRECCGQDFMIFSGDDALTFPMMTDPYIAASGIISVASNIVPALITEMTYCLKKGETQRAQQILSDIEPLFRLVTVTTQEETPYGPVACRARNPLALKTLMQLIGMPSGSCRKPLGKMTHKGFEFVLATAKEIHQKNPDVFGSAAKFFDVDIEERLKNPEYWKDLYYTEEYTDTPG from the coding sequence ATGCGCACAGGCTGCTATACTGCGCTGGTCACCCCCATGACCAACAACACCGTTGATTACAAAGGCCTTGAAGCACTGGTGGATTTTCAACTTCAATCCGGGGTTACGGGTATTCTTGCCGTGGGAACAACGGGAGAAAGCCCCACCCTTAACTGGGAAGAACATAATACAGTCATTAAAACCGTTGCTTCGAAATGTAAGGATAAAGCCCTTTGCATTGCCGGTGCCGGCAGTAATAATACCGCAGAGTCCATGAATGCCGCCATCCATGCCGCAGATTGCGGAGTTGATGCCATTTTGCTGGTAGACCCTTATTATAATGGTCCAAGCTCCCTTGAAATACGCAGGGAATATATTGCTCCCGTTGCAAAAGCAGTTCCTGACATAGATATTATACCCTATATAATTCCAGGCCGCACCGGTGCCCAGATGTTTCCAGAAGACCTCGCTGTTTTGCATCAGCAGTATAAAAACATACGCTGTGTCAAAGAAGCCACGGGTGATCTCGATAATATGCGCCGTACACGTGAATGCTGTGGTCAGGATTTTATGATTTTTTCCGGGGATGATGCCCTCACCTTTCCCATGATGACAGATCCATATATCGCAGCTTCAGGTATCATATCCGTAGCTTCCAATATAGTACCGGCACTTATAACAGAAATGACCTATTGTCTGAAAAAGGGAGAAACACAGAGAGCACAGCAGATTCTTTCTGATATAGAGCCCCTTTTCCGATTGGTCACCGTCACCACCCAGGAAGAAACGCCCTATGGCCCGGTTGCCTGTCGTGCCAGAAATCCCCTGGCTCTGAAAACACTGATGCAGCTCATCGGTATGCCATCTGGCTCCTGTAGAAAACCCTTAGGAAAAATGACCCACAAAGGCTTTGAATTTGTTCTGGCCACAGCAAAAGAAATCCATCAGAAAAATCCTGATGTATTTGGCTCAGCTGCAAAGTTTTTTGATGTGGATATAGAAGAAAGACTTAAAAATCCTGAATACTGGAAAGATCTCTATTATACGGAAGAATACACTGACACTCCCGGATAA
- a CDS encoding tetratricopeptide repeat protein, which translates to MQKAQNADEYIAQQRMALASNSECGATHYNLAVALMGQKKYEEAESHLHEAISCSPNLAEAFVQLGAICLQRGDTEGCLHYNKRSIKARAGFSPGYANIGYLELQNGNIEEAVKHLRKSIVFNSKNIQAFTTLATAYLMQGLLDEAIEACREAIEINPDFPISYNNLAVAYLEKGDYEKAAENADKSESLGYEVAQGLKDELEAHRKKI; encoded by the coding sequence ATGCAGAAAGCACAGAACGCCGATGAATATATAGCACAGCAGCGGATGGCACTGGCATCCAATTCCGAGTGCGGTGCCACGCACTATAATCTGGCCGTAGCCCTGATGGGCCAGAAAAAATATGAGGAAGCGGAATCCCATTTGCATGAAGCTATTTCCTGCAGCCCAAACCTTGCGGAAGCCTTTGTACAGCTGGGCGCCATCTGTCTCCAGAGGGGAGATACTGAAGGTTGTCTGCATTATAATAAAAGATCCATCAAGGCACGGGCAGGTTTTTCTCCTGGATATGCCAATATCGGATATCTTGAGTTGCAGAATGGAAACATTGAAGAAGCTGTTAAACATCTCAGAAAGAGTATTGTTTTTAATTCAAAGAACATTCAGGCTTTCACAACACTGGCAACCGCCTATCTGATGCAGGGTCTTCTGGATGAAGCCATTGAAGCCTGTAGGGAAGCCATAGAAATCAATCCTGATTTCCCCATTTCTTATAATAATCTGGCGGTAGCTTACCTTGAAAAAGGGGACTATGAAAAAGCCGCTGAAAATGCAGATAAATCCGAATCCCTTGGTTATGAAGTGGCACAGGGTTTGAAGGATGAGCTGGAAGCCCACAGAAAAAAAATATAA
- the dsrA gene encoding dissimilatory-type sulfite reductase subunit alpha, translated as MAKHETPLLDQLESGPWPSFVSDMKLEAEVRAKNEAGIEFQVPVDVVDDLLGVLELSYVHGRTHWKHGGIVGVFGYGGGVIGRYCDQPEMFPGVAHFHTVRVAQPAGKYYKADYLRQLMDIWQMRGSGMTNMHGSTGDIIFLGTRTEQLEEIFYELTHNLNTDLGGSGSNLRTPADCIGSSRCEFSCYDTNGLCHFLTNLYQDELHRPAFPYKFKFKFDGCPNGCVASIARSDMSFIGTWKDDIRIDQEAVQAYIGGEIAPNGGAFKGRDWGAFDIQKEIIDLCPTECMWMEGKELKIDNKECNRCMHCINAMPRALRVGKDTGLSILVGAKAPILDGQQMGSLLAPFVEVNPEDDYAAVTEVIESIWDWWMEEGKNRERLGELIRRAGFQKMLEVTGIKADARHVSEPRCNPYIFWKEDEVPGGWERDVKEYRKHHKR; from the coding sequence ATGGCAAAACACGAAACTCCGTTGTTGGACCAGCTGGAGTCTGGCCCCTGGCCGAGCTTCGTCTCCGACATGAAGCTTGAAGCTGAAGTCCGCGCCAAAAATGAGGCCGGCATTGAATTTCAGGTTCCGGTAGATGTTGTAGATGACCTGCTGGGTGTTCTGGAACTTTCTTATGTACATGGCCGTACCCACTGGAAACACGGTGGTATCGTTGGTGTATTCGGTTATGGTGGTGGCGTTATCGGTCGTTACTGCGACCAGCCGGAAATGTTCCCCGGTGTTGCTCACTTCCACACCGTCCGCGTGGCTCAGCCTGCGGGTAAGTATTACAAGGCAGATTATCTTCGTCAGCTCATGGACATCTGGCAGATGCGCGGTTCCGGCATGACCAACATGCATGGTTCCACGGGTGACATTATTTTCCTTGGTACCCGTACAGAGCAGCTTGAAGAAATTTTCTATGAACTGACCCACAACCTGAACACAGACCTTGGTGGTTCCGGCTCCAACCTGAGAACCCCTGCAGACTGCATCGGTTCTTCCCGTTGTGAGTTTTCCTGCTACGACACCAACGGCCTGTGCCACTTCCTCACCAATCTGTATCAGGACGAACTTCACCGTCCCGCCTTCCCCTACAAATTCAAGTTCAAGTTCGACGGATGTCCCAATGGCTGCGTTGCTTCCATTGCCCGTTCTGACATGAGCTTCATCGGTACCTGGAAGGACGATATCCGCATTGATCAGGAAGCTGTTCAGGCTTATATAGGTGGAGAGATTGCTCCCAACGGTGGTGCTTTTAAAGGCCGCGACTGGGGTGCCTTCGATATTCAGAAGGAAATAATTGATCTCTGCCCCACCGAATGTATGTGGATGGAAGGCAAAGAGCTGAAAATCGACAACAAAGAGTGCAACCGCTGCATGCACTGCATCAACGCCATGCCCCGCGCCCTTCGCGTAGGTAAGGATACCGGTCTTTCCATTCTGGTTGGTGCCAAGGCTCCCATCCTTGATGGTCAGCAGATGGGTTCCCTTCTGGCTCCCTTTGTGGAAGTCAATCCCGAAGATGATTATGCTGCTGTTACGGAAGTTATTGAGTCTATCTGGGATTGGTGGATGGAAGAAGGCAAGAACCGTGAGCGCCTTGGCGAGCTTATCCGCCGCGCTGGCTTCCAGAAAATGCTGGAAGTTACCGGTATCAAAGCGGACGCCCGCCACGTCAGTGAACCCCGCTGCAACCCCTACATCTTCTGGAAAGAAGATGAAGTACCTGGTGGCTGGGAGCGTGACGTCAAGGAATACAGAAAACATCATAAGCGCTAA
- the dsrB gene encoding dissimilatory-type sulfite reductase subunit beta: MAFVSSGYNPATPMENRITDIGPRHFEEFYPPVIKANKGKWLYHEIIEPGVLVHVGESGDEVYTVRCGGARLMSGTLIREICDIADKHCDGYLRFTTRNNIEFMVDSKDKVEALKADLKDRKFAGGSFKFPIGGTGAGISNIVHTQGWIHCHTPATDGSGTVKATMDEMFTDFQDMRLPAKLRIAMACCLNMCGAVHCSDIAILGYHRKPPMIDHEYLDKQCEIPLAIASCPTAAIKPAKHELPDGTKVNSLAINNERCMYCGNCYTMCPSLPISDTEGDGIVLMVGGKISNRINPPKFSKVVVAFIDNEMPRWPTMTQTIRRMVEAYASDARKYERVGDWAERIGWERFFEKCEIEFTHHLIDDFRDHAYYTWRQSTQFKF; the protein is encoded by the coding sequence ATGGCTTTTGTATCCTCTGGTTATAATCCGGCAACTCCGATGGAAAACCGGATCACAGATATAGGTCCTCGTCACTTTGAAGAGTTTTATCCTCCGGTCATCAAGGCCAATAAGGGTAAATGGCTCTACCATGAAATTATTGAACCCGGTGTTCTGGTGCATGTTGGCGAAAGCGGAGATGAAGTTTATACCGTTCGCTGCGGTGGTGCCCGTCTTATGTCCGGTACCCTGATCCGTGAAATCTGCGACATTGCAGATAAACACTGTGACGGTTACCTGCGCTTCACTACCCGTAACAACATCGAGTTCATGGTGGATTCCAAGGATAAGGTTGAAGCCCTCAAGGCAGACCTGAAAGACCGCAAGTTTGCAGGCGGTTCCTTTAAGTTCCCCATCGGTGGTACGGGCGCTGGTATTTCCAACATCGTTCATACCCAGGGCTGGATTCACTGCCACACCCCTGCCACGGATGGCTCAGGTACAGTTAAGGCCACCATGGACGAAATGTTCACGGATTTCCAGGACATGCGTCTTCCTGCCAAGCTGCGTATCGCCATGGCCTGCTGCCTGAACATGTGCGGTGCCGTACACTGCTCTGATATTGCCATCCTCGGCTACCACAGAAAGCCGCCGATGATTGACCATGAGTATCTGGACAAGCAGTGTGAAATTCCTCTGGCAATTGCCTCCTGCCCCACGGCGGCCATTAAGCCAGCCAAACATGAGCTGCCCGACGGCACCAAGGTGAACAGCCTTGCCATCAATAATGAGCGCTGCATGTACTGTGGTAACTGCTACACCATGTGTCCTTCACTTCCCATTTCCGATACCGAAGGTGATGGTATTGTTCTTATGGTGGGTGGTAAAATTTCCAACCGCATCAACCCGCCCAAGTTCTCCAAGGTTGTTGTGGCCTTCATTGATAATGAAATGCCCCGCTGGCCAACTATGACTCAGACTATCCGCCGTATGGTGGAAGCCTATGCCAGTGATGCCAGAAAGTATGAGCGTGTTGGTGACTGGGCTGAGCGTATCGGCTGGGAGCGCTTCTTTGAGAAGTGTGAAATTGAGTTTACGCACCACCTGATCGATGATTTCCGCGATCATGCATATTACACTTGGCGGCAGTCTACCCAGTTCAAGTTTTAA
- a CDS encoding dissimilatory sulfite reductase D family protein: protein MALPDNAKEMVLDYIESKAKSKSKFYLKDFYTIFPDEGPRTVKNFINKMVGEGILEYWSSGSSTMIGRKGAGKQAGTEGE, encoded by the coding sequence ATGGCTCTTCCGGACAATGCAAAAGAAATGGTTTTGGATTATATTGAAAGTAAGGCCAAATCCAAATCCAAGTTTTATCTGAAGGATTTTTATACAATTTTTCCCGATGAAGGACCCAGAACCGTAAAAAACTTCATCAATAAAATGGTGGGTGAAGGAATTCTGGAATACTGGTCTTCCGGTTCTTCCACCATGATCGGCCGTAAAGGTGCAGGCAAGCAGGCTGGCACTGAAGGTGAATAA
- a CDS encoding cobyrinate a,c-diamide synthase, protein MRYDIPRIAIAALRGGSGKTILSIGLAAAWTQAGISVAPFKKGPDYIDAGWLAFATGRHCYNLDTYLCEPDVVRTSFFRHSQGSDIALIEGNRGLYDGIDLAGNTSTADIAKLIDAPVLLCLDVTKTTRTMAALVLGCLHFDPDVRICGVVLNRVAGTRHAGILTRTIEHHTGVPVLGAIPKLRDQDFPERHMGLVPTQEHGWASHSIRTSAAVVSENVDMHRVFNLAQPVSIQADQGKDSFILDSSFIKKDSVKIGFLKDAAFQFYYPENLEALEAEGAELIPIHSLEDKVLPEIDALYIGGGFPETHAASLTANASLRKSIFEAAHAGLPIYAECGGLMYLGEALILDGTSYPMCGVFPVRFGFSDKPQGHGYVRVKVEAKNPFFPEGLSILGHEFRYSRVEYLKEDIPMVFSMGRGTGIAKGMDGLIFKNTLAAYTHIHALGTPQWAPAMVNQARIFKESGKRH, encoded by the coding sequence ATGCGTTATGATATACCCCGCATTGCCATTGCCGCCTTAAGGGGTGGGTCAGGCAAAACCATTCTTTCCATTGGTCTTGCAGCGGCCTGGACCCAGGCAGGTATAAGTGTCGCTCCCTTTAAAAAAGGTCCGGATTATATTGATGCCGGCTGGCTGGCTTTTGCCACAGGTCGGCATTGCTATAATCTGGATACTTATCTGTGCGAACCCGATGTGGTTCGCACTTCTTTTTTTCGGCACAGTCAGGGATCGGATATTGCCCTTATAGAGGGAAACCGGGGTCTTTATGATGGCATTGATCTGGCGGGTAATACATCAACGGCAGACATTGCCAAGCTGATTGATGCGCCTGTTCTTTTGTGTCTGGATGTGACCAAAACCACCAGAACCATGGCAGCTCTGGTACTTGGCTGCCTGCACTTTGATCCTGATGTACGTATCTGCGGTGTTGTGCTGAACCGTGTGGCAGGTACCCGTCATGCTGGAATTCTGACCAGGACCATAGAGCATCACACGGGTGTTCCTGTTCTTGGGGCCATTCCAAAATTAAGGGATCAGGACTTTCCAGAGCGCCACATGGGCCTTGTTCCTACCCAGGAACATGGATGGGCCTCCCATTCCATCCGAACCTCGGCAGCTGTTGTAAGTGAGAATGTGGATATGCACCGTGTTTTCAACCTTGCACAGCCTGTTTCCATTCAAGCCGATCAAGGGAAAGATTCCTTTATTCTGGATTCTTCTTTCATCAAAAAAGATTCTGTAAAAATAGGTTTTTTAAAGGATGCGGCCTTTCAGTTTTATTATCCTGAAAACCTTGAAGCCCTTGAAGCGGAAGGGGCCGAACTTATACCAATTCACAGTCTTGAAGATAAGGTTCTTCCGGAAATTGACGCCCTTTACATTGGCGGAGGATTTCCTGAAACCCATGCAGCTTCCCTTACCGCCAATGCCAGCTTAAGAAAAAGCATCTTTGAAGCAGCCCATGCAGGTCTTCCCATCTATGCGGAATGTGGTGGACTTATGTACCTTGGGGAGGCATTGATTCTGGATGGTACATCCTATCCCATGTGTGGTGTTTTCCCTGTTCGTTTCGGTTTCAGTGATAAACCCCAGGGACATGGTTATGTGCGGGTGAAGGTGGAAGCAAAAAATCCATTTTTTCCAGAAGGACTTTCCATTCTCGGCCATGAATTCCGCTATTCCAGAGTTGAATACCTTAAGGAAGATATCCCTATGGTGTTTTCCATGGGAAGGGGTACTGGAATTGCAAAGGGTATGGATGGTCTTATTTTTAAAAATACCCTTGCCGCCTATACCCATATCCACGCCCTTGGAACACCCCAATGGGCTCCTGCCATGGTGAATCAGGCCCGTATTTTTAAAGAATCAGGGAAGAGACATTAA
- a CDS encoding cytochrome c3 family protein → MKKKKGFFLAVTGAALLLFAAAVALAGAIKTEVDDVIQMKTPIYEEHERPLVTFTHKLHSEDYGISCGTCHHDDKGQPLELVMGDPVQSCAACHSIPGQRPRGDKTPKLDFHAEAMHDSCRSCHAQFNREKGERIAPIMCNQCHTN, encoded by the coding sequence ATGAAAAAGAAAAAAGGTTTTTTCCTGGCGGTAACAGGTGCTGCCCTTCTTTTGTTTGCTGCTGCCGTTGCACTGGCAGGTGCAATCAAAACAGAGGTCGATGATGTCATTCAAATGAAAACACCGATTTATGAAGAACACGAACGGCCCCTTGTAACCTTTACCCATAAGCTGCACTCAGAAGATTATGGCATTTCCTGTGGCACATGCCACCATGATGACAAGGGGCAGCCCCTGGAACTGGTCATGGGTGATCCTGTACAGTCCTGTGCGGCATGCCACAGTATTCCCGGCCAGAGACCAAGGGGAGACAAAACACCCAAGCTGGACTTCCATGCCGAGGCCATGCACGACAGCTGTCGCAGCTGCCATGCCCAGTTCAACAGGGAAAAAGGTGAGCGCATAGCTCCCATCATGTGCAACCAGTGCCATACCAATTGA